The Acinetobacter pittii genome contains a region encoding:
- a CDS encoding SDR family NAD(P)-dependent oxidoreductase, whose translation MNKKLEALFQEKVQDKVILVTGASSGIGLTISNKLADAGAHVLLVARTQETLEEVKADIEKRGGKASIFPCDLNDMEMIDQVSKEILATVDHIDILINNAGRSIRRAVHESYDRFHDFERTMQLNYFGAVRLVLNILPHMIQRKDGQIINISSIGVLANATRFSAYVASKAALDAFSRCLSAEVHAHKIAITSIYMPLVRTPMIAPTKIYKYVPTLSPEQAADLIAYAIVKRPKRMATNLGRLASMTYSVAPGINNMFMSIGFRLFPSSDAAKGQKTEKLNWAQKAYARIFPGEHW comes from the coding sequence GTGAATAAAAAATTAGAAGCTCTGTTCCAGGAAAAGGTACAAGATAAAGTCATTTTAGTGACAGGCGCCTCGAGTGGAATCGGATTAACGATTTCAAACAAACTTGCTGATGCTGGTGCCCATGTTTTACTGGTTGCCCGTACTCAAGAAACTTTGGAAGAAGTAAAAGCAGATATCGAAAAACGTGGCGGTAAGGCATCAATTTTCCCGTGTGATCTCAACGATATGGAAATGATTGACCAAGTATCTAAAGAAATTTTAGCGACTGTTGATCACATTGATATTTTAATTAATAACGCAGGTCGCTCTATTCGCCGTGCTGTACATGAATCTTATGATCGTTTTCATGACTTTGAACGCACCATGCAATTAAATTATTTTGGTGCGGTTCGTCTAGTTCTCAATATCTTGCCGCATATGATTCAGCGTAAAGACGGACAAATTATTAATATTAGCTCGATTGGTGTTTTAGCAAACGCGACTCGCTTCTCTGCATATGTCGCATCTAAAGCAGCGCTTGATGCATTTAGCCGCTGTCTATCTGCCGAAGTTCATGCACACAAAATCGCAATTACTTCAATTTATATGCCATTGGTTCGTACCCCAATGATTGCACCAACTAAAATTTATAAATATGTTCCAACCCTTTCACCTGAGCAGGCTGCTGACTTAATTGCTTATGCAATTGTAAAACGTCCAAAACGTATGGCAACCAACTTAGGTCGCTTAGCTTCAATGACTTATTCTGTAGCGCCAGGCATCAATAATATGTTTATGTCGATTGGTTTCCGTTTATTCCCAAGTTCAGATGCAGCGAAGGGACAAAAAACTGAGAAATTAAACTGGGCACAAAAAGCTTATGCTCGTATTTTCCCAGGTGAACACTGGTAA
- the metY gene encoding O-acetylhomoserine aminocarboxypropyltransferase/cysteine synthase family protein, whose amino-acid sequence MTYKDETLAIHAGYSPEATTKAVAVPIYQTTSYAFDNTQHGADLFDLKVQGNIYTRIMNPTTSVLEQRLAALEGGIGALALASGMAAITYAVQTITEAGDNIASVSTLYGGTYNLFAHTLPKQGIEVRFFDYQQPENLRNLIDDKTKLVFVESIGNPLGNIIDLEAISKIAHEYGVPVIVDNTVATPALLKPFQYGADIVIHSLTKYIGGHGNSIGGAIIDSGKFPWGKYPERFKVLNTPDPSYHGVNYVEALGEAAYIARARVVPLRNTGAAISPLSVFLILQGLETLNLRMERHTENAQKIAEYLQTHPKVKWVNYAGLKDHPQHQLAQKYVKGKPSAILSFGVQDGREGGTRFIDALQLFTRLVNIGDAKSLACHPATTTHRQLNEQELKSAGVSEDMVRLSLGIEHIDDLIADLDQALSAV is encoded by the coding sequence ATGACTTATAAAGATGAAACCTTAGCAATTCATGCTGGCTACTCACCCGAAGCCACAACAAAAGCGGTTGCGGTCCCTATTTATCAAACCACTTCATATGCATTTGATAATACACAGCACGGTGCCGACCTTTTCGATTTAAAAGTTCAGGGCAATATTTATACTCGCATTATGAACCCGACCACGTCTGTGCTTGAGCAACGTCTTGCTGCACTTGAAGGTGGAATTGGCGCTTTAGCCTTGGCTTCTGGAATGGCAGCGATTACCTATGCTGTCCAAACGATTACAGAAGCAGGAGACAACATTGCCTCCGTCTCAACTTTATATGGCGGAACTTATAATTTATTTGCCCACACCTTACCAAAACAAGGTATTGAAGTTCGCTTTTTTGATTATCAACAGCCTGAAAACTTACGTAATTTAATTGATGATAAAACTAAACTTGTTTTTGTTGAGTCGATTGGTAACCCACTCGGAAATATTATCGATTTAGAAGCAATTTCAAAAATTGCACATGAATATGGCGTACCTGTCATCGTCGATAATACGGTTGCCACCCCTGCCTTATTAAAACCGTTTCAATATGGCGCCGATATCGTTATTCATTCTCTTACCAAATATATTGGTGGACACGGTAATAGCATTGGTGGCGCGATTATCGATAGCGGCAAATTCCCTTGGGGTAAATATCCGGAGCGCTTTAAAGTTTTGAATACACCTGACCCAAGTTATCACGGGGTTAATTATGTCGAAGCATTAGGTGAAGCTGCTTATATTGCACGAGCTCGCGTTGTACCTTTACGGAATACAGGCGCGGCGATTAGCCCGCTGAGTGTTTTCTTAATTTTACAAGGTTTAGAAACTCTAAACCTCCGCATGGAGCGTCATACTGAAAATGCGCAAAAAATTGCGGAATATTTACAAACTCATCCGAAAGTAAAGTGGGTTAACTACGCAGGTTTAAAAGATCATCCGCAGCACCAGCTTGCGCAAAAATATGTAAAAGGTAAACCTTCTGCAATTTTATCTTTCGGTGTGCAAGATGGACGTGAAGGAGGTACTCGTTTCATCGATGCACTTCAGCTATTTACTCGTCTTGTGAATATTGGTGATGCGAAAAGTTTGGCTTGCCACCCTGCAACTACAACTCACCGTCAGCTCAATGAGCAAGAACTTAAATCTGCCGGTGTGAGCGAAGATATGGTTCGTCTTTCCCTTGGAATTGAACATATTGATGACTTAATTGCCGATTTAGACCAAGCACTTTCAGCTGTATAA
- the ettA gene encoding energy-dependent translational throttle protein EttA: MAQYIYTMNRVSKMVPPKREILKDISLSFFPGAKIGVLGLNGAGKSTLLRIMAGVDKDFSGEARAQPGIKIGYLEQEPPLDPTKDVRGNVEDGVREALDALERLDQVFAEYADPDADFDALAKEQEKLESIIHAWDAHNLNNQLEIAADALNLPAWDADVTKLSGGERRRVALCRLLLSKPDMLLLDEPTNHLDAESVSWLERFLKDFPGTIVAITHDRYFLDNVAEWILELDRGHGIPYQGNYSSWLEQKNARLEQEQKQEESFAKALKKELEWVRSNAKGQQKKNKARMERFEELNSKEFQQRNETSEIYIPPGPRLGNKVVEVEGISKSFDGRVLYENLSFTVPPTAIVGIVGPNGAGKTTLFRMMTGEQQPDTGTVTLGESVKVAYVGQIRDTLDNNKTVWEEVSGGLDILKVGDYEIASRAYIGRFNFKGQDQQKRVGELSGGERNRLQLAKILQQGANVILLDEPSNDLDIETLRALEDAILVFPGTVMVVSHDRWFLDRIATHILSFENEQPEFYTGNYAEYEAYRQSRLGEDAVQKRTKYKKISG; the protein is encoded by the coding sequence GTGGCCCAATATATTTATACGATGAACCGAGTGTCTAAGATGGTTCCGCCAAAGCGCGAAATCTTAAAAGACATCTCTTTATCATTTTTCCCGGGTGCCAAAATTGGTGTACTCGGTTTGAACGGTGCAGGTAAATCTACCTTGCTTCGTATTATGGCTGGCGTAGATAAAGATTTCTCTGGTGAAGCTCGTGCACAGCCTGGAATTAAAATCGGCTATTTAGAGCAAGAGCCGCCACTTGATCCGACTAAAGATGTTCGTGGTAACGTTGAAGATGGCGTGCGTGAAGCTTTAGATGCATTAGAGCGCCTTGATCAGGTTTTTGCAGAGTATGCAGACCCGGATGCTGATTTTGATGCACTTGCGAAAGAGCAGGAAAAATTAGAATCAATTATCCATGCTTGGGATGCGCACAACCTAAACAACCAGCTTGAAATCGCGGCAGATGCCTTGAACCTTCCAGCTTGGGATGCAGACGTAACTAAGCTTTCAGGTGGTGAACGCCGCCGTGTAGCACTTTGCCGTTTATTGCTTTCTAAACCGGACATGTTGCTTCTTGACGAACCGACGAACCATTTGGATGCAGAGTCTGTATCTTGGTTAGAACGCTTCTTGAAAGATTTCCCGGGCACAATCGTTGCAATTACGCATGACCGTTATTTCTTAGATAACGTGGCCGAGTGGATCTTGGAGCTTGACCGTGGACACGGTATTCCTTACCAAGGTAACTACTCTTCTTGGTTGGAACAGAAAAATGCTCGTTTAGAACAAGAGCAGAAACAAGAAGAATCTTTTGCTAAAGCATTGAAAAAAGAACTTGAATGGGTTCGTTCAAATGCGAAAGGTCAGCAAAAGAAAAACAAAGCGCGTATGGAGCGTTTTGAAGAACTTAACTCTAAAGAATTCCAGCAACGTAATGAAACGTCTGAAATCTACATTCCACCTGGCCCTCGTTTGGGTAATAAAGTTGTGGAAGTGGAAGGTATCAGCAAATCATTTGACGGCCGTGTATTGTACGAAAACTTATCGTTTACTGTACCTCCAACAGCAATTGTAGGTATTGTTGGTCCAAACGGTGCGGGTAAAACGACTTTATTCCGTATGATGACTGGCGAACAGCAACCTGATACAGGTACTGTGACTTTAGGTGAGTCAGTTAAAGTGGCTTACGTAGGTCAGATTCGTGACACTTTAGACAATAACAAAACTGTTTGGGAAGAAGTGTCTGGTGGTTTAGATATCTTGAAAGTGGGCGATTATGAAATTGCTTCACGTGCTTATATCGGCCGCTTTAACTTCAAAGGTCAAGATCAGCAAAAACGCGTAGGCGAATTGTCTGGTGGTGAGCGTAACCGTTTACAACTTGCGAAAATTTTACAGCAAGGCGCAAACGTTATCTTACTGGATGAGCCATCAAACGACTTGGATATTGAAACTTTACGTGCGCTTGAGGATGCAATTCTTGTGTTCCCAGGTACAGTAATGGTGGTATCGCATGACCGTTGGTTCCTTGACCGTATCGCGACACACATCTTGTCATTTGAAAATGAACAGCCAGAATTCTACACAGGTAACTATGCAGAATACGAAGCATATCGACAGTCACGTTTAGGTGAAGATGCTGTTCAAAAACGTACGAAATACAAAAAAATTAGCGGATAA
- a CDS encoding tetratricopeptide repeat protein: MNMKSIKHGLNHLFAFENLTADMHSQAVDEIEQGLRFEELAEQDHERMQNWLDITPNDRNAMWCYLRAALRGSPDASFKLGIGYLNGQFGLDKNYSEAEKWLQKAASQGHPDADRCLQEAFSKLAFS; this comes from the coding sequence ATGAATATGAAATCAATCAAGCATGGGCTTAATCACTTGTTTGCTTTTGAAAACTTAACCGCTGATATGCATTCGCAAGCAGTTGATGAGATTGAACAAGGTTTACGCTTTGAAGAGTTAGCCGAGCAAGATCATGAACGTATGCAAAATTGGTTAGATATAACTCCTAATGACCGAAATGCCATGTGGTGCTATTTACGCGCAGCTTTACGTGGTAGCCCAGATGCTTCATTTAAACTAGGTATTGGTTATCTAAATGGACAATTTGGACTAGATAAAAATTATAGTGAGGCTGAGAAATGGCTACAAAAAGCCGCAAGTCAGGGACATCCTGATGCAGATCGCTGCTTACAGGAAGCCTTTAGTAAATTAGCTTTTTCATAA
- a CDS encoding cation efflux protein, CzcI-like, which produces MPRSAIFMPVLFSLLIFQSLWNVAAAFCAHENQEKALHHFGHHAALDVYQPSHQAHTEQKDAGNTSHKAPLNLQDHHDHLPSCFHVVMTEVAKQAETPVVHVHELSQIYHWSNSYQSPHLTALKPPPVLTPL; this is translated from the coding sequence TTGCCACGTTCCGCAATTTTTATGCCCGTCTTGTTTAGTTTGCTCATATTCCAGAGTTTATGGAATGTAGCTGCTGCATTTTGCGCGCATGAAAATCAGGAAAAAGCATTGCATCATTTCGGGCATCACGCAGCTTTAGATGTGTATCAACCTTCACATCAAGCTCATACTGAACAGAAAGATGCCGGAAATACCTCTCATAAAGCACCTTTAAATTTGCAAGATCATCATGATCATTTGCCTTCATGTTTTCATGTGGTGATGACTGAAGTTGCAAAGCAAGCTGAAACACCTGTAGTGCATGTACATGAGCTTTCGCAAATTTATCACTGGTCTAATTCTTACCAGTCGCCCCATCTTACTGCTTTAAAACCTCCTCCTGTTTTAACCCCGCTATAG
- a CDS encoding TolC family protein, translated as MSSIFSTRVGSTSHLESNVKITLKKVLTISSLSVAMLLAGQVTMAQSETQQERYIQKAAFTFDQALEQVQKYQSQQGVWQAQQQMAEANLKQSRLWTNPSLSIEQTGFQSDQEKELAIGISQPLDIFGQRKAAQNLAKVEISKIDLAEQRYQAELGLIVKYFWSQVALLELEKSLIAEQLEVSQENLLASEKRYQAGSIAQVDVDRVRMSHLENQRLYQQVDLKLQVAKQQLVNLWGGGSSQFQLFQSPNQLWALAANLEPSQDAQNNLLERSFQLDALAQQANIQQLKAKARPQPTVTLGVNNTRSPEQSTDNQIRLGVEIPLNLFNRQQYGIKIAQAKQELSQRQQTFYRQQNQVDIETLMSELKGLHIQFKQLNDQQVPLAIQVQQKTLQGFRLGKFAVTDVQQATMQLQEVRLRKVELLKQAWQNSIEIQSLRFGLEPEKIMAKDALMQLNQRAWQQSQTFSTQAGE; from the coding sequence ATGTCTTCTATTTTTTCAACTCGAGTGGGTTCTACTTCTCACTTAGAGAGTAACGTTAAGATAACGTTAAAAAAGGTTTTAACAATCTCAAGCCTATCTGTTGCCATGCTATTGGCTGGACAAGTAACGATGGCTCAGTCTGAGACTCAACAAGAACGTTATATTCAAAAAGCAGCGTTTACTTTTGACCAAGCCTTAGAGCAGGTACAAAAATATCAAAGTCAGCAAGGTGTTTGGCAAGCACAGCAGCAAATGGCTGAGGCCAATTTAAAACAAAGTCGTTTATGGACCAACCCAAGTCTTTCCATTGAACAAACTGGCTTCCAAAGTGATCAAGAAAAAGAACTTGCGATTGGTATTTCTCAGCCTTTAGATATTTTTGGACAACGTAAGGCTGCGCAAAACTTAGCAAAAGTGGAAATATCAAAAATTGATTTGGCTGAGCAGCGTTATCAAGCTGAACTTGGATTAATCGTTAAATATTTCTGGTCACAAGTGGCTTTGCTTGAGCTTGAAAAATCTCTTATTGCAGAGCAGTTAGAAGTCAGCCAAGAAAATTTGTTGGCATCGGAAAAGCGTTATCAAGCAGGAAGTATTGCGCAAGTTGATGTAGACCGAGTGCGGATGTCTCACTTGGAAAATCAGCGTTTATACCAACAAGTTGATTTAAAACTTCAAGTTGCGAAACAACAATTGGTGAACTTATGGGGAGGTGGTTCAAGTCAGTTTCAGCTATTCCAAAGTCCAAATCAGTTATGGGCATTGGCAGCGAATCTAGAACCAAGCCAAGATGCGCAAAATAATTTATTAGAGCGCTCGTTCCAGCTAGATGCTCTTGCGCAGCAAGCCAATATTCAACAGCTTAAAGCAAAAGCAAGACCGCAACCTACTGTAACTTTGGGTGTTAATAACACTCGTTCTCCGGAACAGAGTACAGATAACCAAATTCGTTTAGGTGTGGAAATTCCTTTAAATCTTTTTAATCGCCAGCAATACGGAATCAAGATTGCTCAGGCCAAACAAGAGCTATCTCAACGTCAGCAAACCTTTTATCGACAGCAAAATCAGGTTGATATTGAAACCCTAATGTCAGAGTTAAAAGGCTTACATATTCAGTTTAAACAACTGAATGATCAGCAAGTTCCTCTTGCCATTCAAGTTCAGCAAAAAACATTGCAAGGTTTCCGTTTGGGTAAGTTCGCCGTTACCGATGTTCAGCAAGCGACCATGCAATTGCAAGAGGTGCGCTTACGTAAAGTCGAGCTATTAAAACAAGCTTGGCAAAATTCAATTGAAATTCAAAGTTTGCGTTTTGGGTTAGAACCAGAAAAAATCATGGCGAAAGATGCCTTAATGCAACTCAATCAACGTGCTTGGCAACAAAGTCAAACATTCTCAACTCAGGCAGGAGAATAA
- a CDS encoding efflux RND transporter periplasmic adaptor subunit gives MSTNLKKNSQWLWVGVIAAITAILIGLLVLNSKNKSNSSEASEGHGHAEEEGEEHHEEGEKPLLLTAQQMQEQNLKIEQAELGEVPQLQTYPAKLVVNTDRQAHVSPSFSGRVEAVYVELGQQVKKGQALASLLVPDLVDQQANLQIAQSNLDLARQDYERERSLWSQGISAKQDYQRAYNAYKQAQIQVKAARSRLSAFGAGPGSGGRYTLTAPIAGMVSNKDIVVGENVQLADQLFIINQLDQLWLEFILPSTANLNLQPNQQIEFKSLQTGNVFNAQVQSLITEADAQTGRLQVRAKVLANSSELRPNLMVNVELNSSGTTQKVTRVKAQAIQQVEGKDVIFTPKMVKTGFEFEPVTVQLGQRSKDGQWVEVVKGINPSQRYVAEGSFLLKSELEKGEAEHGH, from the coding sequence ATGTCTACAAATTTAAAGAAAAATTCTCAATGGCTTTGGGTAGGGGTAATTGCTGCAATCACTGCAATATTAATTGGTTTACTGGTTTTAAATTCAAAAAATAAATCTAATTCTTCGGAAGCATCAGAAGGCCACGGACATGCTGAAGAAGAGGGTGAAGAACACCATGAAGAAGGTGAAAAACCACTGCTACTCACTGCTCAGCAAATGCAGGAACAAAATTTAAAAATTGAACAAGCTGAACTAGGTGAAGTGCCCCAACTTCAAACTTATCCAGCAAAACTGGTGGTGAATACTGACCGACAAGCCCATGTCTCGCCAAGTTTTAGTGGTCGTGTCGAAGCGGTATATGTTGAATTGGGGCAACAGGTTAAGAAAGGTCAGGCACTTGCAAGCTTATTGGTTCCAGATTTGGTCGATCAACAAGCAAATTTGCAAATTGCACAGTCTAATCTTGATTTAGCGCGTCAGGACTATGAACGTGAACGTAGCTTATGGTCTCAAGGAATTTCTGCTAAACAAGATTATCAACGAGCTTATAACGCCTATAAACAAGCGCAAATTCAAGTGAAAGCAGCTCGTTCGCGCTTAAGTGCTTTCGGGGCGGGTCCAGGCTCAGGAGGACGCTACACCTTAACCGCACCAATTGCTGGTATGGTCAGTAATAAAGATATTGTGGTGGGTGAAAACGTACAGCTAGCAGACCAGCTTTTTATTATTAATCAGCTTGATCAGTTGTGGTTGGAGTTTATTTTACCAAGTACCGCAAATCTGAATTTACAGCCAAATCAGCAGATTGAATTTAAATCTTTACAAACTGGAAATGTATTTAACGCTCAGGTTCAAAGTTTAATAACAGAGGCCGATGCTCAAACGGGACGTTTACAAGTGCGTGCCAAGGTCTTGGCAAATAGTAGTGAATTGCGTCCAAACTTGATGGTTAATGTTGAGCTGAATTCTTCAGGCACAACGCAAAAAGTGACCCGTGTAAAAGCTCAGGCGATTCAACAAGTCGAAGGTAAAGACGTTATCTTTACCCCAAAAATGGTGAAAACAGGCTTTGAATTTGAACCTGTCACTGTGCAGTTGGGGCAACGTTCTAAAGATGGTCAGTGGGTCGAAGTTGTAAAAGGTATTAATCCAAGCCAGCGCTATGTGGCAGAAGGCAGCTTCTTGCTGAAATCCGAACTGGAAAAGGGAGAGGCGGAGCATGGACATTAA
- a CDS encoding efflux RND transporter permease subunit: protein MDINKPELPKPEGLFDRVIQFAIQNAIWVMLFVLTWIGVGIWSYQKLPIDAVPDITNTQVQINTQANGYTALEVEQRITYPIENAMAGIPNLEQTRSISRYGLSQVTIIFKDGTDIYWARQLINQRLQEADGQLPESVDPVMSPVSTGLGEIYQWVVKAKSGAKKTDGTAYTAMDLREIQDWIVRPQLQRVKGVAEINSIGGYNKTYIVSPDLKRLQQLQISINEFQTALQENNENRGAGFIEENGEQLTVRVPGMLSSVEDIQNITVSTKNGLPIRVADVANVSIGHDLRTGAATYNGEETVLGIAMMMMGENSRTVAQAVDTKIKEIQPTLPKGVEIETVYDRTSLVNKAIATVQKNLVEGAILVIVILFIFLGNFRAALITACVIPLSMLFTLTGMAEQNISANLMSLGALDFGIIVDGAVVIVENCIRRLAEAQHALHRPLTRAERFKEVFLAAKQARRPLIFGQMIILVVYLPIFALSGVEAKMFHPMAMTVVMALLGAMILSVTFVPAAVALFVTGEVKEKETRWMLLLKQKYQNILDQAYQLKIVVVSFALSILVLTGVLAIQMGSEFAPQLSEGDFALQQMRSPSTGLEQSLRMQENTEKLILKNFPEVKAVFARTGTAEVATDVMPPNISDAVILLKPHDQWPNPKETLSELRSRMEAFLATLPGNNSEFSQPIELRFNELISGIRSDIGVKIFGDDMQVLNEQAQALAQKVQKISGATAVKVEQTSGLPVLSVEINRPLAAQYGISAKAIQDIVAASVGGQNVGQILQGDRRFDFEIRLEDQQRTIQNLAQLPIQLPNGGLIQLQDVAKVERTSGLNQVGRENGKRRVIITANVEGRDLGSFVQELRTTLAKEQLPAGYWLEYGGQFENLASAAARMKIVVPLALAMIFILLMAVFHNVKESLLVFSGVPFALSGGLIALWLRDIPLSMSAGVGFIALSGVAVLNGLVMLSFIKELREKFDIQTATWNGAILRLRPILMTACVASLGFIPMALATGTGAEVQRPLATVVIGGIISSTILTLVLLPVIYRWMNEDKMKSVEHS, encoded by the coding sequence ATGGACATTAATAAACCTGAGCTACCTAAACCAGAAGGGTTGTTTGATAGAGTTATTCAGTTTGCTATTCAAAATGCCATTTGGGTTATGTTATTTGTACTGACTTGGATTGGAGTCGGGATCTGGAGTTATCAAAAGCTTCCTATTGATGCGGTTCCAGATATTACTAATACGCAAGTCCAGATTAATACTCAAGCCAATGGATATACCGCTTTAGAGGTTGAACAGCGGATTACCTATCCTATTGAAAATGCGATGGCTGGAATTCCTAATCTGGAACAAACCCGCTCTATTTCACGTTATGGGCTTTCCCAAGTCACCATCATTTTTAAAGATGGAACCGATATTTATTGGGCAAGACAACTGATTAACCAACGTTTACAAGAGGCGGACGGGCAACTGCCTGAATCAGTCGATCCAGTCATGTCTCCTGTTTCTACAGGTTTAGGTGAAATTTACCAATGGGTGGTAAAAGCAAAATCAGGTGCTAAGAAAACAGATGGAACGGCCTATACAGCGATGGATTTGCGTGAAATTCAGGACTGGATTGTACGTCCTCAATTGCAACGTGTGAAAGGCGTTGCGGAAATCAACAGTATCGGTGGCTACAATAAAACCTATATTGTGTCACCTGATTTAAAACGTTTGCAGCAGCTTCAAATTTCAATCAATGAATTTCAAACTGCTCTGCAAGAAAATAATGAAAATCGCGGTGCAGGTTTTATCGAAGAAAACGGAGAGCAACTTACTGTTCGTGTACCAGGCATGTTAAGTAGTGTCGAAGATATTCAAAACATTACTGTGAGCACCAAAAATGGGTTACCCATTCGCGTGGCAGATGTGGCGAATGTCTCTATTGGGCATGATTTAAGAACAGGGGCCGCAACTTACAACGGTGAGGAAACGGTTCTTGGCATTGCCATGATGATGATGGGAGAAAATAGCCGTACCGTTGCTCAGGCGGTTGATACCAAAATTAAGGAAATTCAGCCTACATTACCTAAAGGTGTGGAAATCGAAACGGTTTATGACCGAACAAGTTTAGTAAACAAAGCAATTGCAACCGTACAGAAGAACCTTGTTGAAGGTGCAATTCTGGTTATTGTGATTTTGTTTATTTTTCTAGGAAATTTTCGAGCTGCTTTAATCACAGCCTGCGTTATTCCACTTTCGATGTTATTTACCCTGACAGGTATGGCTGAGCAAAACATTAGTGCCAATCTAATGAGCCTAGGCGCGCTCGATTTCGGGATTATTGTAGATGGTGCAGTCGTTATTGTAGAAAACTGTATTCGACGTCTAGCAGAAGCACAGCATGCTTTACATCGCCCCCTTACACGAGCTGAGCGATTTAAAGAAGTATTCCTTGCAGCAAAACAGGCCCGTCGACCTCTTATTTTTGGGCAAATGATTATTTTGGTGGTCTATTTACCTATTTTTGCTTTATCTGGTGTTGAAGCCAAAATGTTCCATCCAATGGCAATGACTGTGGTGATGGCATTATTGGGTGCCATGATTCTTTCTGTGACATTTGTACCTGCCGCAGTTGCTCTTTTTGTTACGGGTGAAGTGAAAGAAAAAGAAACACGTTGGATGTTGCTTTTAAAGCAGAAATATCAAAATATTCTCGATCAGGCTTATCAGCTTAAGATAGTGGTTGTTAGTTTTGCATTAAGTATTTTAGTGCTCACAGGCGTGTTAGCTATCCAAATGGGTAGTGAATTTGCTCCACAACTCAGCGAAGGTGATTTTGCCTTACAGCAAATGCGTTCACCGAGTACTGGGCTCGAGCAATCACTGCGAATGCAGGAAAATACTGAAAAACTCATTTTGAAAAACTTTCCCGAGGTAAAAGCTGTTTTTGCTCGGACAGGAACGGCTGAGGTTGCAACTGATGTGATGCCGCCTAATATCTCTGATGCGGTCATTTTACTTAAACCGCATGATCAATGGCCAAACCCGAAAGAGACGCTAAGTGAGTTACGTTCACGTATGGAAGCTTTCTTGGCAACCTTACCGGGTAATAACAGTGAGTTCTCTCAACCGATTGAGCTACGCTTTAATGAGCTAATTTCAGGGATTCGGAGTGATATTGGCGTCAAGATTTTTGGTGATGATATGCAAGTACTTAATGAGCAGGCTCAAGCACTCGCTCAGAAAGTACAAAAAATTTCAGGCGCTACCGCGGTTAAGGTAGAACAAACGAGCGGTTTACCAGTGCTGAGTGTTGAAATTAACCGACCTCTGGCCGCACAGTACGGAATATCTGCAAAAGCTATTCAAGATATTGTGGCGGCAAGTGTTGGTGGACAAAATGTTGGGCAGATTTTACAAGGCGATAGACGATTTGATTTTGAAATTCGTTTAGAAGATCAGCAGCGTACCATCCAAAACTTAGCTCAACTTCCGATTCAATTGCCAAATGGTGGACTGATCCAGCTTCAAGATGTCGCTAAAGTTGAGCGTACCTCAGGCCTAAATCAGGTGGGACGTGAAAATGGTAAGCGCCGTGTCATTATTACTGCAAACGTAGAAGGCCGTGACTTAGGGTCATTTGTTCAAGAGTTAAGGACAACGCTCGCAAAAGAACAACTGCCAGCGGGCTATTGGTTGGAATATGGAGGTCAGTTTGAAAATCTCGCTTCAGCTGCTGCGCGAATGAAAATTGTTGTTCCATTGGCGCTTGCTATGATTTTTATTCTGCTCATGGCTGTATTCCATAATGTTAAAGAAAGTCTATTGGTCTTTAGCGGCGTGCCGTTTGCTTTGTCAGGTGGTCTGATTGCGCTTTGGCTAAGAGATATTCCGCTGTCCATGTCTGCTGGTGTTGGGTTTATTGCCTTATCAGGTGTTGCTGTTTTGAATGGTCTGGTGATGCTGAGCTTTATTAAAGAGCTTAGAGAAAAATTTGATATCCAAACAGCCACGTGGAATGGGGCGATCTTACGTTTAAGACCTATACTCATGACGGCTTGCGTGGCTTCACTTGGTTTTATTCCAATGGCTTTGGCAACGGGAACTGGCGCAGAAGTTCAGCGGCCTTTGGCAACAGTTGTTATTGGTGGCATTATTTCATCTACGATATTAACTTTGGTTTTATTACCGGTCATTTATCGATGGATGAATGAAGACAAGATGAAAAGTGTTGAGCATTCATAA